The following coding sequences lie in one Lolium perenne isolate Kyuss_39 chromosome 2, Kyuss_2.0, whole genome shotgun sequence genomic window:
- the LOC139835510 gene encoding uncharacterized protein yields the protein MKQTVSSTASSKASTGPSSVTCFKCGTQGHKSFECKNTKVMITMENGDIETLDEDEYEALVQAAVESEEAYEQESGEDPLLCEHDPSPSLVVTRVLTTQPHAMEEQRCNIFQTRAGIGGKSIKVIIDGGSCHNLASTELCEKLNLTLRKHPHPYHIQWLSDKGNVKIQHTVTVTFKIGPYEDTIECDVVPMTVCHMLLGRPWQYDKKAIHDGLSNTYTFKVNDKKFELRPMTPSQIIADRTLVGD from the exons atgaagcaaacggtctcctccaccgcctcctctaaggcatccacgggaccatctagtgtcacttgcttcaagtgtggcacccaaggtcacaaatcatttgagtgcaagaacaccaaggttatgatcactatggagaatggtgacatcgagacgctagatgaagatgaatacgaagcccttgtgcaagccgccgtggaaagtgaagaagcttatgagcaagaaagtggagaagatcctctcttatgtgagcatgacccaagtccctcacttgtggtcactagggtgctaacaacacaacctcatgctatggaagaacaacggtgcaacatcttccaaacccgtgccggaattggtggaaagtcgatcaaggtcatcatagatggtggaagttgccataaccttgcaagcaccgagttgtgtgagaagctcaacctcactctccgaaagcatcctcacccttaccatattcaatggttgagtgacaagggcaacgtcaagatacaacataccgtcaccgtcactttcaagattggaccttatgaggacactattgagtgtgacgtggtacccatgacggtgtgccacatgttgcttggccgcccttggcaatatgacaagaaggctatacatgatggactctccaacacatacaccttcaaggtcaacgacaagaagttcgagttgcgcccgatgactcctagccaaatcatcgcggata ggaccctcgtcggcgactaa